The sequence CAGAGGAGCCACAGGGCAAGACGGGCGCACACATCCATGACTCCAGGTCCCAGTCAGCATGTGCCTAAGTGGACACCTCGGGATCCCAGAGGCAAAGCCGGGAGCCCGGGAGGGCAGCCGACGGTACTGGAACCCCAGGCAAGATGCCCTCGAGGTGCCGCAGCTGTCCAGCCACCCGCGAGGCTGTCTCCTCCGAGAGCCAAAGGTCAAGTGTTCCAAGTTTGGGTGCGGGAGGAGGGCCGGCGCCTCCGGTCCAACACTGGGTCAGCCGGAGCTGCGACGACCTGAGCGCCCTGTCGGCTCGGGCCGCTTCCGGAGAGTTTGGACAGGGTGGCCGCGGAGCCGTCAGCTCCGCAGCCGGCTACACCCCTGAGGGAGGGGGTGAGCGGGCGGGACCTCCCGCGGGCACGGGAGTCGGGGAGGGActgaagggaggggaagaggggggcaCCTGGCCTTGCCCCGCCGAGGATCGGCGAGCTGCACAGGTTTGCGGAGGGCGTGCGACTCCTAGGCCCCTGCGGGCGCGGGAGGCTCGGGGATCCCAGGCCTCCTAGGCCGAGGTCAGCGCCCCCGCCCAGTCCCGTGCCCAGGCGGCCGGCAGTGCCCAGGTTCAGCAGGCGGACGCGCACGGGCCAGGCCCGGGACAGAGGCTCccgggcaggcgggcgggcgggcggcgcggggcgggcccggggcgggcgggggcgTGCTCTCCCGCAGGCCCGCCCCGAGCCGCCCGGCCCCCGGCGAAGCCCGGGCCCGCCCCAGCGCCGGGCTTATCCCGGAATAACCTGTTGGAGGCAGCCGCCCGGCGCCCCCAGACCTTGGCGGGCTCTCCCGGCCGCTAGCTCACGCTAGACCGGCAGGACCCCTCTTCCCGGCCAAAGGTCGGGTCCCGGTCTCCCCTTCCCCCACGAGAGTCTCTCCCGCGCTAACCGCCCGCGAACCCGCGGGCGGGCCCTTGACACGCAGTTGCTCAGGTAACCCAGGCCTGCGGCGGTAGCCGCGACGGTGACAGTTGCTGCCCTGCCCTGATCTCCGGGCTTTGGTGCTGCTCCACTCTCCTCAGCTCTAGAACCGGGCTGGACAGAGGCCGTCGGCACCACGATTGCCTCCCGGGGCTGTCTGAGGCGATAACGGCCGGGCCGGTCTCGGCCGGGGGCGCGTTCCCTGCCCCCCACTTAGGGCCACCATCCCAGGCTCCGCCCTCCCGCCGCGCCTCGCAGCCAATCGGCTTCCGCCTCTCTGCAGCTTAGGAACCCGCGCGCTTCGTCACCCATGTGCAGCGGCCCCTGGCGGGCAAAtttgggtgctgcagacagctcCGGAGCGCCTTGGGAGGCCCTGCCCCTTTACAGAAGGTTGGGGAGTGAAGCTAGGACCCGCCCCGGGGGAGGCCCACTAGGGCCTGCTAGTGTTCACAGAGGAAGTGATGCCAGATAACAAAATGAAACGTCCAAACCACTATAGGTCAAATTGCCCTATACATCCCTCAAGTCTGGGCTAAAGGGCCCTATCTGCCTTCCTGACCTCCCTCTCCCTAAGCGAAGTTGGACGCCCTTCCTTAACTCTCACAGTCCGTTTTCCAACTGGCCCCTCAGATCCCCTCCCTTCTGAGGTTTCTGCGGGTAGGGCCTGTGGCTGGTTCCTCCCTACATCTCACTCTCCCAGCTCTCTGTGTGGCTTGGGGGTGTTAGCGACTTGAGAATGAGTGCCCCCATGCAGACTGAGCCGCACCTGCGCCTCCTTCAACAGAGCCTGCACTTCCTGTTCTCTTCTCAAGCAAACTGCCAGCAAATCTTTACTGAAACCTGCTCTGTGCCCTACCCTGTCCTTGGCACCGGAGGCAGGGGAATGGATTAGGCCTGGTCCCTCCTCCGACTGTGCTAAGCCAGCTACCTGTTCTGAACAAGCCTTCTGAAGAACAGGAACACGGATTTGCCCAACAGCTGCCTGGCTTAAGGGTTATGCTGTtgatataaaaatacacatctgACGTCATTACTACCACTGTCCCCACTCTCATTAAACCCAAGTCACACTGGTCTTCTTTAAGTTCCTCAAGCACATGGAACTACAGCCACCTCTCCTCCCTTGTATCTGCCATTGCTTCTACCTGAAAcagtctcctctccccacccctcctcccaccaacTCCTCATGTAGCTAGCCTCTCATTCTTCCAGATACAGTTCAAGATCTCCTCAGAAACTCCTATTCTGCCTGCCACCTCTGGTCCAGAATTGGACCATACATATATCTGCCTTCCCCCACCGCATAAGACTGTAAGTTTTCAGAGGTCAGGGGCCATGCCTTATTCATCTCTGGGAAACAACCATCCAGCCATAGGCTTTGTACATACTAAGTGCTCGGTAAAAAAGCTGTTTGACATGAGTTAATTCATTTGatcactcaaatatttgttgggtAATAATTGTATGCTGGGGCTCTCTGCTCCTCCCCGTTCGACAGACAGCTGCATCTCTCGTGAGTGCCAGCTGCATCTCTGAGACACAATGGTGAAGGTTGGAGTGAACGGATTTGGCCGTATCAGGTGCCTGGTCACCAGGGCTGCTTTTCACTCTGGCAAAGTGGACATTGTTGCCATCAACAACCCCTTCATTGACCTCAACTACATGGTCTACATGTTCCAGTATGATTCCACCCATGGCAAGTTCCATGGCACCGTCAAGGCTGAGAATGGGAAGCTTGTCATCAATGGAAAGTCCATTACCATCTTCCAGGAGCGAGATCCTGCCAACATCAAATGTGACGCTGGTGCTGAGTACGTTATGGATTCCACTGGTGTCTTCACTACCATGGAGAAGGCTGGGGCTCACTTGAAGGGTGGAGCCAAGAGGATCATCATCTCTGCCCCTTCTGCTGATGCCCCCATGTTTGTGATGGGCATCGTGGAGGGACTTATGACCACAGTCCATGCCATCACTGCCACCCAGAAGACTGTGGACGGCCCCTCTGGGAAGCTGTGGCGTGATGGCCGAGGCACTGCCCAGAACATCATCCCTGCTTCTACTGGCGCCACCAAGTCTGTGGGCAAGGTCATCCCGGAGCTGAATGGGAAGCTCACTGGCATGGCCTTCCATGTCCCCACCCCCAATGTGTCTGTTGTGGATCTGACCTGCCGCCTGGAGGAACCTGCCAAATATGACGATATCAAAAAGGCAGTGAAGCAGGCATCGGAGGGCCCCCTCAAGGGCATCCTGGGCTACACTGAGGACCGGGTGTCTCCTGCGACTTCAGTAGTGACACTCACTCTTCCACTTTCCATGCTGGGGCTGGCATTGCCCTCAACGACCACTTTGTCAAGCTCATTTCCTGGTACGACA is a genomic window of Camelus bactrianus isolate YW-2024 breed Bactrian camel chromosome 10, ASM4877302v1, whole genome shotgun sequence containing:
- the LOC105083269 gene encoding LOW QUALITY PROTEIN: glyceraldehyde-3-phosphate dehydrogenase-like (The sequence of the model RefSeq protein was modified relative to this genomic sequence to represent the inferred CDS: inserted 1 base in 1 codon), translating into MVKVGVNGFGRIRCLVTRAAFHSGKVDIVAINNPFIDLNYMVYMFQYDSTHGKFHGTVKAENGKLVINGKSITIFQERDPANIKCDAGAEYVMDSTGVFTTMEKAGAHLKGGAKRIIISAPSADAPMFVMGIVEGLMTTVHAITATQKTVDGPSGKLWRDGRGTAQNIIPASTGATKSVGKVIPELNGKLTGMAFHVPTPNVSVVDLTCRLEEPAKYDDIKKAVKQASEGPLKGILGYTEDRXVSCDFSSDTHSSTFHAGAGIALNDHFVKLISWYDNEFGYSNRVVDLMVHMASKE